A window of Verrucomicrobia bacterium CG1_02_43_26 contains these coding sequences:
- a CDS encoding 50S ribosomal protein L24, which produces MSTKFKKNYKVGDAVVVIAGNSKGEKGKVLSFVHTDKSDKCRVIIEGVALREKILKKSQENPEGGRTKVETSIHYSNVMLASEYEKRAANKK; this is translated from the coding sequence ATGAGCACAAAATTTAAAAAGAATTATAAAGTGGGCGATGCCGTTGTCGTTATTGCAGGAAATAGCAAAGGCGAAAAGGGTAAGGTACTTTCATTTGTTCACACAGACAAATCAGACAAATGTCGAGTCATTATCGAAGGTGTTGCGCTGAGAGAAAAAATTTTAAAGAAATCGCAGGAAAACCCAGAGGGTGGTCGAACTAAAGTAGAAACTTCAATCCATTATTCGAACGTCATGTTGGCTAGCGAATATGAAAAAAGGGCAGCAAATAAGAAG